One genomic segment of Gemmatimonadota bacterium includes these proteins:
- the gyrA gene encoding DNA gyrase subunit A → MTAPNSRERILPRLIEDELQQSFINYSMSVIVSRALPDVRDGLKPVHRRILYAMNELGLIPTRAYKKSATVVGDVLGKYHPHGDSSVYEAMVRMVQEFSLRYPMVDGQGNFGSVDGDPAAAYRYTEARMTRIALEMLEDIDKNTVDFQPNFDDQREEPTVLPSKIPSLLINGSSGIAVGMATNMPPHNLREVAKAIGELLKNPECTVDDLLRHVKGPDFPTGGYIYGEAGIREAYETGRGRVIMRARVQIEENERTGRNALIITELPYQVNKANLTMAIAELASEKKIEGISGVRDESDREGMRLVVELKRDAIAQVVLNQLYKHTAMQSTFGVINLALVNGAPKVMSLKEILGHFVEHRHQVIVRRTEFDLGEAKKRAHILEGLKIAVDNIDEVIAIIRGSSDTPTADRRLRERFGLSEPQADAILNMRLAKLTGLEIDKLEAELAEVRATIAELESILASREKRMGILLSEVEEVATTYGDARRTEILRDQGEFSVEDLIAEEDMVITISHTGYIKRIPVSTYRKQRRGGRGLTGMETKELDWVEHLFIASTHDYLMFFSDAGTVYWLKVHEIPQGGRAARGKPVVNCINIREGERIAALVPVRTFGDDEWLMFATRNGTVKKTVMSAYGNVRTVGINAINIEPGDELIDVQKTRGNDDIVLATSSGMSIRFHESDVREMGRATGGVKGIELGAEDRVIGMVVVRERAELLVVSEKGIGKRSLIGDYRVQKRGGKGIITMQQTPKTGRLIALKDVLPEDELMMITKGGIIIRCPVQGIRVSGRNTQGVKLMNLDTDDRIVDVARVQKEDEDDAEGAEPLTDEGTEDITGA, encoded by the coding sequence ATGACCGCACCGAATTCGCGCGAACGCATCCTGCCGCGCCTGATCGAGGATGAGCTCCAGCAGTCGTTCATCAACTACTCGATGAGCGTCATCGTTTCCCGAGCGCTGCCCGATGTCCGTGACGGCCTCAAGCCGGTCCATCGCCGCATCCTCTACGCGATGAACGAGCTCGGCCTGATCCCCACCCGCGCCTACAAGAAGTCGGCGACGGTCGTCGGCGACGTGCTCGGCAAGTACCACCCGCACGGCGACTCGTCGGTGTACGAGGCGATGGTGCGCATGGTGCAGGAGTTCTCGCTCCGCTATCCGATGGTCGATGGCCAGGGCAACTTCGGCTCGGTCGACGGCGACCCGGCGGCCGCCTATCGGTACACCGAAGCGCGGATGACCCGGATCGCCCTCGAGATGCTCGAGGACATCGACAAGAACACCGTCGATTTCCAGCCGAACTTCGACGACCAGCGTGAGGAGCCGACGGTCCTGCCGTCGAAGATCCCCAGCCTGCTCATCAACGGCTCGAGCGGCATCGCCGTCGGCATGGCGACAAACATGCCGCCGCACAACCTGCGCGAGGTCGCCAAGGCGATCGGCGAGCTGCTCAAGAATCCCGAGTGCACGGTCGACGACCTCCTCAGGCACGTGAAGGGGCCGGACTTCCCGACCGGCGGCTACATCTACGGCGAAGCGGGCATCCGCGAGGCCTACGAGACGGGCCGCGGCCGCGTGATCATGCGCGCCCGGGTGCAGATCGAGGAGAACGAGCGCACCGGCCGCAACGCGTTGATCATCACCGAGCTGCCGTACCAGGTGAACAAGGCCAACCTCACGATGGCCATCGCCGAGCTCGCCTCGGAGAAGAAGATCGAGGGGATCAGCGGCGTCCGCGACGAATCCGACCGCGAGGGGATGCGCCTCGTCGTCGAGCTCAAGCGCGACGCGATCGCCCAGGTGGTGCTCAACCAGCTCTACAAGCACACCGCGATGCAGTCGACCTTCGGCGTCATCAACCTCGCGCTGGTCAACGGCGCGCCGAAGGTGATGTCGCTGAAGGAGATTCTCGGCCACTTCGTCGAGCACCGTCACCAGGTGATCGTCCGGCGGACCGAGTTCGACCTCGGCGAGGCGAAGAAGCGGGCCCATATCCTCGAAGGGCTCAAGATCGCCGTCGACAACATCGACGAGGTCATCGCGATCATCCGCGGGTCGTCGGACACGCCGACGGCGGATCGCCGGCTGCGCGAGCGCTTCGGGCTCTCCGAGCCGCAGGCCGACGCGATCCTCAACATGCGCCTTGCCAAGCTCACCGGCCTGGAGATCGACAAGCTCGAGGCCGAGCTGGCCGAAGTGCGCGCGACGATCGCCGAACTGGAGAGCATCCTGGCCAGCCGCGAGAAGCGGATGGGGATCCTGCTGTCGGAGGTCGAGGAGGTCGCGACCACCTATGGCGATGCCCGCCGCACCGAGATCCTCCGCGACCAGGGCGAGTTCTCGGTCGAGGACCTGATCGCCGAAGAGGACATGGTCATCACCATTTCCCACACCGGCTACATCAAGCGGATTCCGGTGAGCACCTACCGGAAGCAGCGCCGCGGCGGCCGCGGGCTGACCGGGATGGAAACCAAGGAGCTCGACTGGGTCGAGCATCTCTTCATCGCGTCGACCCACGACTACCTGATGTTCTTCTCCGATGCCGGCACGGTGTACTGGCTCAAGGTGCACGAGATCCCGCAGGGCGGTCGCGCCGCGCGCGGCAAGCCGGTGGTCAACTGCATCAACATCCGCGAGGGCGAGCGGATCGCGGCGCTGGTGCCGGTCCGCACCTTCGGCGATGACGAGTGGCTGATGTTTGCCACCCGCAACGGCACCGTGAAGAAGACGGTGATGTCGGCGTACGGGAACGTCCGCACGGTCGGCATCAACGCGATCAACATCGAGCCCGGCGATGAACTCATCGACGTGCAGAAGACCCGCGGCAACGACGACATCGTCCTCGCCACCTCGTCCGGCATGTCGATCCGCTTCCACGAGAGCGACGTCCGCGAGATGGGACGCGCCACGGGCGGCGTGAAGGGCATCGAGCTCGGCGCCGAGGATCGCGTGATCGGCATGGTCGTGGTGCGCGAGCGCGCCGAACTGCTGGTCGTCTCCGAGAAGGGGATCGGCAAGCGGTCGCTGATCGGCGATTACCGCGTGCAGAAGCGCGGCGGCAAGGGCATCATCACGATGCAGCAGACGCCGAAGACCGGCCGCTTGATTGCGCTGAAGGATGTCCTCCCCGAGGACGAACTGATGATGATCACCAAGGGCGGCATCATCATCCGCTGCCCGGTCCAGGGGATCCGCGTCAGCGGCCGCAACACCCAGGGCGTCAAGCTCATGAACCTCGACACCGACGACCGCATCGTCGACGTGGCCCGCGTCCAGAAGGAGGACGAGGACGACGCCGAGGGGGCAGAACCGTTGACCGACGAGGGCACTGAGGACATCACCGGGGCGTGA
- a CDS encoding efflux RND transporter permease subunit, translating into MALGHEGVALVTAMVNPSGGQVVVEFSPKGSLTDAPYVVYEELTQRAVMIGGTKSVNVQAPKGMQGYYNSSGSMSPSRRVRILGYSFDGVLQLALNLKRNLMNFPRVRKDEINVNAALGWGGDKSIAIAMAPDRGALDRIGATAQDYAGSVARQVRNASGDTPLEIGGEKVDVAVRSVGTQDRTMTQLGEGLVSNKNGSPVRINDVSTVSEMEGLAEIRREDQQYIRILSYDFRGPQKLADRTHKTFMSTISVPPGYVVEDETGNWGEDESAKGLWYVFGIGVVLVLLSVALVFDSVWAAWMVFLSLPIALGGVVAAFWATNSAFTREAAVGVILVVGLAVNQSILLIDAVLAAKRRHGETPATGADVMRAALDRAGMIVLVTLTTLASLIPMAWGAAATTLFGAIALATAGGTVAGTIGAMFLMPAFLVGWKARKRKRKPKTVDVAEVVAG; encoded by the coding sequence GTGGCGCTGGGCCATGAGGGTGTCGCACTGGTGACGGCGATGGTGAATCCGAGCGGCGGGCAGGTGGTGGTCGAGTTCTCGCCGAAGGGGTCGCTCACCGACGCGCCGTACGTCGTCTACGAGGAGCTCACACAGCGGGCGGTGATGATCGGTGGAACAAAGTCCGTCAACGTGCAGGCCCCGAAGGGGATGCAGGGGTACTACAACTCCTCGGGGAGTATGAGCCCGTCACGTCGTGTGCGCATCCTGGGGTATTCGTTCGACGGCGTGCTGCAACTGGCGCTCAACCTGAAGCGCAACCTGATGAACTTCCCCCGCGTGCGAAAGGACGAGATCAACGTCAACGCGGCCCTCGGTTGGGGCGGCGACAAGTCGATCGCAATCGCGATGGCGCCGGATCGTGGCGCGCTTGACCGGATCGGCGCGACAGCGCAGGACTACGCCGGCTCGGTGGCGCGGCAGGTGCGAAATGCCAGCGGCGATACGCCGCTCGAGATCGGCGGCGAGAAGGTGGACGTGGCGGTGCGCTCGGTCGGGACGCAGGACCGGACCATGACACAGCTCGGCGAGGGGCTCGTCTCCAACAAGAACGGCTCCCCTGTTCGCATCAACGACGTCAGCACGGTGTCTGAGATGGAGGGACTGGCCGAAATCCGCCGCGAGGACCAGCAGTACATCCGGATTCTGTCCTACGACTTCCGCGGCCCGCAGAAGCTCGCCGACCGTACCCACAAGACCTTCATGAGCACCATCTCGGTCCCGCCGGGCTATGTGGTCGAGGACGAGACCGGCAACTGGGGCGAGGATGAGAGCGCCAAGGGCCTCTGGTACGTCTTCGGCATCGGCGTGGTGCTGGTGCTGCTCTCGGTGGCGCTGGTCTTCGACTCGGTCTGGGCGGCGTGGATGGTCTTCCTGTCGTTGCCGATCGCGCTGGGTGGCGTGGTGGCCGCGTTCTGGGCCACCAACTCGGCCTTCACCCGCGAGGCGGCGGTCGGCGTCATCCTGGTGGTTGGGCTGGCCGTGAACCAGTCGATCCTGCTGATTGACGCGGTGCTCGCCGCCAAGCGTCGCCACGGCGAGACGCCCGCGACCGGCGCTGACGTGATGCGCGCTGCGCTCGACCGCGCCGGGATGATCGTGCTGGTGACGCTGACGACCCTCGCCTCGCTGATCCCGATGGCGTGGGGCGCGGCGGCCACGACCCTCTTCGGCGCGATCGCCCTCGCCACCGCCGGTGGCACCGTGGCCGGCACCATCGGCGCGATGTTCCTGATGCCGGCGTTCCTGGTGGGATGGAAGGCGCGGAAGCGGAAGCGGAAGCCGAAGACCGTCGATGTCGCGGAGGTCGTGGCGGGGTGA
- a CDS encoding efflux RND transporter permease subunit, whose translation MIRWAATRPSVMWAIAAGLLISGGVAFTKLPLATKTTVELPRLSVGATWGGASPELVEMYLTSPIEAAIQGVRGVRRTESSSREGSASITVELDPDADVAIARLGILERMETLRDDLPSNARNSVRVGNWVPEDLSEQPLILLNVVGNYTPGALQKIAEDRVVPYLGSLAGISSVSINGGARNGVVIAYDADRLQQLGIDPALLTAAVGNARISQPVGEITSGPSVLSVSVRDQPKAIEDLGRLPIRGRGGIVYPLGQLAFITPEEDNQGRAFRLNGKTAVGISLQREAGADAIKTAAAARAVISSLAPTLPPGVRLTIARDESEDLAKQLNDLLLRGAIAFGAVFLVLIVTMRSMPGATLVIGSAAVAIAGTALGLYLFKIPANMLTLAGLAMGIGILVQNGLVVVERLRHVPNTADARAEAGKAIAPAVLGSTLTTAVVLFPFLYLQGNTRAAFVPFAAAFLLALFWSVGTALVLIPAVGQGGDRRAHGWPRVMRIYERVVNRFLRWRWATIGVTVAMVGVLTWGFITKVPRNNWGGWGGSERTSIQAGVSFPGGSDPAEVARLVR comes from the coding sequence ATGATTCGCTGGGCAGCCACCCGCCCCTCGGTGATGTGGGCCATCGCCGCCGGATTGCTGATTTCCGGCGGTGTGGCGTTCACCAAGCTGCCGCTCGCCACCAAGACCACGGTGGAGCTGCCGCGGCTCTCGGTCGGTGCGACTTGGGGCGGCGCCTCGCCAGAGTTGGTCGAGATGTACCTGACCTCGCCGATCGAGGCGGCGATCCAGGGCGTCCGCGGCGTGCGGCGCACCGAGTCATCGTCGCGGGAGGGCAGCGCCAGCATCACCGTCGAGCTGGACCCGGACGCCGACGTCGCGATCGCTCGCCTCGGCATCCTGGAACGGATGGAAACGTTGCGCGACGACTTGCCGTCGAACGCCCGCAATTCGGTCCGCGTCGGCAACTGGGTCCCCGAGGACCTGAGCGAGCAGCCACTGATCCTCCTCAATGTGGTCGGCAACTACACGCCGGGCGCGCTGCAGAAGATCGCGGAGGATCGGGTGGTGCCGTATCTCGGTTCGCTCGCCGGCATCTCCTCGGTCTCGATCAACGGCGGCGCGCGCAACGGCGTCGTCATCGCGTACGATGCCGACCGGCTTCAGCAGCTCGGCATCGACCCCGCGCTGCTCACCGCGGCGGTGGGCAACGCCCGCATCTCGCAACCGGTGGGCGAGATCACCAGCGGGCCATCGGTGCTGAGCGTCTCGGTGCGCGACCAGCCGAAGGCGATCGAGGATCTCGGCCGGCTGCCGATTCGCGGCCGCGGCGGCATCGTCTATCCGCTCGGCCAGCTGGCGTTCATCACGCCGGAAGAGGACAACCAGGGGCGCGCCTTCCGGTTGAATGGCAAGACGGCCGTCGGCATCTCGCTGCAACGCGAAGCCGGCGCCGATGCCATCAAGACCGCGGCTGCGGCCCGTGCCGTCATCTCCTCGCTGGCGCCGACGCTGCCCCCGGGTGTGCGCCTCACGATTGCACGTGACGAAAGCGAGGATCTCGCCAAGCAGCTCAATGACCTGTTGTTGCGCGGCGCGATCGCCTTCGGGGCGGTCTTCCTCGTGCTGATCGTGACGATGCGCTCGATGCCGGGGGCAACGCTTGTCATCGGCAGCGCCGCGGTGGCAATCGCCGGCACGGCGCTGGGGCTCTATCTCTTCAAGATCCCGGCGAACATGCTCACCCTCGCCGGGCTGGCGATGGGGATCGGCATTCTGGTGCAGAACGGCCTCGTCGTGGTGGAGCGACTGCGCCACGTGCCGAACACGGCCGATGCGCGCGCCGAGGCGGGGAAGGCAATCGCGCCGGCGGTGCTTGGGTCGACGCTCACCACGGCGGTGGTGCTCTTCCCTTTCCTCTACCTCCAGGGGAACACGCGGGCGGCGTTCGTGCCGTTTGCGGCGGCCTTCCTGCTGGCGCTCTTCTGGTCGGTGGGCACGGCGCTGGTGCTGATCCCGGCCGTCGGGCAGGGTGGCGACCGGCGGGCGCACGGTTGGCCCCGCGTGATGCGCATCTACGAGCGCGTGGTGAACCGGTTCCTGCGCTGGCGCTGGGCGACGATCGGCGTCACCGTGGCGATGGTCGGCGTGTTGACCTGGGGCTTCATCACCAAGGTGCCGCGCAACAACTGGGGCGGCTGGGGCGGCAGCGAGCGCACCTCGATTCAGGCGGGCGTCTCCTTTCCGGGCGGCTCCGACCCGGCGGAAGTGGCGCGGCTCGTCAGGTGA
- a CDS encoding efflux RND transporter permease subunit, with translation MSAAALRRPVSTFSAILALVLLGAVSLKQMPVSLLPDVTLPVLTVRTAFPGAAAEEVSRFVAEEIEQGVGNTPGLVDMRSVSRNGEGSTTLSFAWGTDMQKTVLTVREKLDNLRGRLPSTASRPTLLTSDPGERPIAILGLTGPGDLRAIARTANDVHARQLEQIAGVASVAVVGDPDDEIRVDIDPERVRALGITPDDVASAIKTANPAATGGTIKRGQFRFSVRTLTELKDPDQIRSIPVGPAGAGITLGQIATVTPASADPRTLVRLDGGAAVGLVVYKDGGSNTVSVTRELMKTLDRLRADFPTVRIQLVAAQAQFVEDALSNLTQEIIAGGLLSILLILVFLRDWRMSVAIGVMVPLSVLVSLTLLQLLDVTINILSLGGLALAVGLLVDNAIVVAEATGRLREEGLDGWESAKQAAEEVSAPLVAGTLTTVLVFGPIVFVQGLSAALFRDLSLSVVTSLLASLVMALTLMPVMLTWGKKKGVVAVVPRAAHDRLAQWGEKFTAWYEHGMLWSLKNPGPVIGISVVVTVFTIWLATTLPREVLPQVDEGTAVAELRLAPGTAIEETVRQAARIEAAAKRLGSVGVYERIGVATDEEILSGSEPGTPGTAVFVIPVPPKMAAAVFADSLRKAVPDLAAGSLAIDLAGQSEFGSLIGREGRTVRVEVSAPRPSDAARSAEQVRAALTGLSTLADVRDGFSGTQPVVEITLQREQIAQRGLQIQPVINALRGALGGVEASELRETDRRTPIQVRYAGIANENLETALASTVGGYPVSQFVTVNEVRAPVEVVRANQRPVSVVEAVVEKGGTARATDDVRKAVSALTLTPGASWQITGADEEQQRTSRELGLVAVLAVALMFLVLAGEFASFTTPLLVLTTVPLAGAGGIIALWIMGQSINAVSLIGIVVMIGMADNEAVVKLDAIRRFREQGYSINDAVIKGGLQRLRAIAMTLLTTITGVLPLVFNWGSGGALYQPLASGIIGGSVSALLVTFFLLPSCYAAVERRAERKAAARAAREAIA, from the coding sequence TTGAGCGCTGCGGCCCTGCGCCGCCCAGTCTCCACCTTCTCGGCGATCCTCGCGCTGGTGCTCCTCGGCGCCGTGTCGCTGAAGCAGATGCCGGTCTCGCTGCTGCCCGACGTGACGCTGCCGGTGCTCACGGTGCGCACCGCCTTCCCGGGCGCCGCCGCCGAAGAAGTGTCCCGGTTTGTCGCCGAAGAGATCGAGCAAGGCGTCGGCAACACGCCGGGCCTCGTCGACATGCGATCGGTCAGCCGCAACGGGGAAGGAAGCACCACGCTGAGCTTCGCGTGGGGCACCGACATGCAGAAGACGGTGCTGACCGTTCGCGAAAAGCTCGACAACCTGCGTGGCCGGCTGCCGAGCACCGCGTCGCGGCCGACGCTGCTCACCTCGGATCCGGGTGAGCGGCCGATCGCCATTCTCGGCCTGACTGGCCCAGGCGACCTTCGTGCGATTGCCCGCACCGCCAACGATGTGCATGCACGGCAACTGGAACAGATCGCCGGCGTCGCGTCGGTCGCCGTCGTCGGCGACCCGGACGACGAGATCCGCGTCGATATCGACCCCGAGCGCGTCCGCGCGCTCGGCATCACGCCGGATGATGTTGCCTCCGCCATCAAGACGGCGAATCCGGCCGCCACCGGCGGCACCATCAAGCGCGGTCAGTTCCGCTTCTCGGTGCGCACGCTGACGGAACTGAAAGACCCCGACCAGATTCGCTCGATCCCGGTCGGCCCGGCCGGCGCCGGCATCACGCTCGGTCAGATCGCCACCGTCACTCCCGCGTCGGCCGACCCGCGCACGCTGGTGCGGCTCGACGGCGGGGCGGCGGTCGGGCTCGTGGTCTACAAGGACGGCGGATCGAACACCGTCTCGGTGACCCGCGAACTCATGAAGACGCTCGACCGGCTGCGTGCCGACTTCCCGACGGTGCGCATTCAGCTGGTGGCGGCGCAGGCGCAGTTCGTCGAGGACGCGCTCTCGAACCTCACGCAGGAGATCATCGCCGGCGGCCTGCTCTCGATCCTGCTGATCCTGGTCTTCCTCCGCGACTGGCGGATGTCGGTGGCAATCGGCGTGATGGTGCCGCTTTCGGTGCTGGTCTCGCTGACGTTGCTGCAGCTGCTCGACGTCACCATCAACATCCTCTCGCTCGGCGGCCTGGCGCTGGCGGTCGGCCTCCTCGTCGACAACGCGATCGTCGTCGCCGAGGCAACGGGACGGCTGCGCGAGGAAGGACTCGACGGCTGGGAATCGGCGAAGCAGGCCGCCGAGGAAGTCTCGGCGCCGCTGGTGGCCGGGACGCTCACGACGGTGCTGGTCTTCGGGCCGATCGTCTTCGTGCAGGGCCTCTCGGCGGCCCTCTTCCGTGACCTCTCCCTCTCGGTCGTGACCTCGCTGCTCGCCTCGCTGGTGATGGCGCTGACGCTGATGCCGGTGATGCTCACCTGGGGGAAGAAGAAGGGCGTGGTCGCCGTGGTCCCGCGCGCGGCACATGACCGACTGGCCCAGTGGGGCGAGAAGTTCACCGCGTGGTACGAGCACGGGATGCTCTGGTCGCTCAAGAATCCGGGGCCGGTCATCGGGATTTCGGTCGTGGTCACCGTCTTCACGATCTGGCTGGCGACGACGCTTCCGCGCGAGGTGCTGCCGCAGGTCGACGAAGGCACCGCCGTTGCCGAACTTCGTCTCGCCCCGGGGACCGCGATCGAGGAGACGGTTCGCCAGGCGGCCCGCATCGAGGCCGCCGCCAAGCGCCTCGGCAGCGTCGGCGTCTATGAGCGCATCGGCGTGGCGACCGACGAGGAAATTCTTTCGGGCTCGGAGCCGGGCACCCCCGGCACGGCGGTGTTCGTGATTCCGGTGCCGCCAAAGATGGCCGCTGCCGTCTTTGCCGACTCGCTGCGCAAGGCGGTGCCGGACCTCGCCGCCGGGAGCCTGGCGATCGATCTCGCCGGACAATCGGAATTCGGCTCGCTGATCGGCCGCGAGGGCCGCACCGTGCGTGTCGAGGTCTCGGCACCACGTCCGAGCGATGCGGCCCGTTCGGCAGAACAGGTGCGCGCGGCACTCACCGGCCTCAGCACACTTGCCGACGTGCGTGACGGCTTCTCCGGGACGCAGCCGGTGGTCGAGATCACGCTGCAGCGTGAACAGATCGCCCAGCGGGGCCTGCAGATCCAGCCGGTCATCAATGCCCTTCGTGGCGCGCTCGGTGGCGTCGAGGCCAGTGAACTGCGGGAGACCGACCGCCGCACGCCGATCCAGGTCCGTTATGCCGGCATCGCCAACGAGAACCTCGAGACGGCCCTCGCCTCGACGGTTGGTGGCTATCCGGTGTCGCAGTTCGTCACGGTGAACGAGGTGCGCGCGCCGGTCGAAGTGGTGCGCGCCAACCAGCGCCCGGTCTCGGTGGTCGAGGCGGTGGTCGAGAAGGGCGGCACCGCACGGGCGACCGACGATGTCCGCAAGGCGGTCTCGGCGCTGACGCTCACGCCGGGTGCCAGCTGGCAGATCACCGGTGCCGACGAGGAGCAGCAGCGGACCTCGCGGGAACTCGGGCTGGTCGCGGTCCTCGCGGTGGCGCTGATGTTCCTGGTGCTGGCCGGCGAGTTCGCCTCGTTCACCACGCCGTTGCTGGTGCTCACCACCGTGCCGCTCGCGGGTGCGGGTGGCATCATCGCCCTCTGGATCATGGGGCAGTCGATCAACGCGGTGTCGCTGATCGGCATCGTGGTGATGATCGGCATGGCCGACAACGAAGCGGTGGTCAAGCTCGACGCCATCCGGCGCTTCCGCGAGCAGGGATACTCGATCAACGATGCGGTGATCAAGGGCGGCTTGCAGCGGCTCCGGGCCATCGCGATGACGCTGCTCACCACGATCACTGGCGTGCTGCCACTGGTCTTCAACTGGGGCAGCGGCGGCGCGCTCTATCAGCCGCTCGCCTCGGGCATCATCGGCGGCTCCGTGTCGGCGCTGCTGGTGACCTTCTTCCTGCTCCCCTCCTGCTATGCGGCCGTGGAACGGCGCGCCGAGCGGAAGGCGGCGGCGCGGGCCGCGCGCGAGGCGATCGCATGA
- a CDS encoding efflux RND transporter periplasmic adaptor subunit, which produces MRHARPARFLLAALVLGACGKKDGDVKSTDSIPQDSSQSSSNLTLPVVGEEVRVGDLILTVSATGLVRTDASATIKAETGGTVEAVTVRAGDRVKKGQVLARLDPKPLDLAVQEAEARLRQAEITYNSEVVADSTVEGSVRPERRAYMRSKAGIDGALVGLEKAKLERERAVVLAPFDGMVERVSISLGERIGAGAEVAVVVDLMNLRVEAQVQEQDLAKLRVGGDAFITVAATSDKPIRGTIAAILPMVDSVTRAGKAVVRVRGDGMLRPGMYASLRLEANRLTNRTIVPQRAVIERDGRPLVFVVRDGVAMWEYIQRGESNGREMEVLPDTTSGLIPVKKGDIVLVDGHLTLTHQARVRLVAKREGDQN; this is translated from the coding sequence ATGCGCCATGCCCGTCCCGCCCGCTTCCTCCTCGCCGCCCTCGTCCTCGGTGCGTGCGGGAAGAAAGACGGTGACGTGAAGTCGACCGATTCGATTCCACAGGATTCGTCGCAGTCGTCCTCGAATCTGACGCTGCCAGTGGTGGGCGAAGAGGTGCGCGTCGGCGACCTGATCCTCACGGTGAGTGCCACCGGCCTGGTGCGCACCGATGCCTCGGCGACGATCAAGGCGGAGACGGGTGGCACCGTCGAGGCGGTGACGGTGCGCGCCGGTGATCGGGTGAAGAAGGGGCAGGTGCTGGCGCGCCTCGATCCGAAGCCACTCGACCTTGCGGTGCAGGAGGCCGAGGCACGGTTGCGGCAGGCGGAGATCACCTACAACTCCGAAGTGGTGGCCGACTCGACCGTCGAGGGGAGTGTGCGCCCCGAGCGTCGCGCCTACATGCGCTCCAAGGCCGGGATCGACGGCGCGCTGGTCGGCCTCGAGAAGGCGAAGCTCGAGCGTGAGCGCGCGGTGGTCCTCGCACCGTTCGACGGCATGGTCGAGCGGGTCTCGATCTCGCTCGGTGAGCGGATCGGTGCCGGCGCCGAAGTCGCCGTCGTGGTCGACCTGATGAACCTCCGCGTGGAGGCGCAGGTGCAGGAACAGGACCTCGCCAAGCTTCGCGTCGGTGGCGATGCCTTCATCACCGTGGCCGCCACGAGCGACAAGCCGATCCGCGGCACGATCGCCGCCATTCTCCCGATGGTCGACAGCGTGACCCGCGCCGGCAAGGCGGTGGTGCGCGTGCGTGGCGACGGGATGCTGCGCCCGGGGATGTACGCCTCGCTGCGGCTCGAAGCCAATCGCCTCACCAACCGCACCATCGTGCCGCAGCGCGCGGTGATCGAGCGCGATGGCCGCCCGCTGGTCTTCGTGGTGCGCGACGGCGTGGCGATGTGGGAATACATCCAGCGGGGCGAGAGCAACGGCCGCGAGATGGAAGTGCTGCCCGATACCACCAGCGGACTCATTCCGGTCAAGAAGGGGGACATCGTCCTCGTCGACGGCCACCTCACGCTGACCCACCAGGCGCGCGTGCGCCTCGTGGCAAAGCGTGAGGGCGACCAGAACTGA